AAATCGGCGCAGCCTGCCTCTACCAGTCGTCGGTGCGGAAGGGGGTGGCGGGGAGGCCGTCCTGGTTGAAGAGGCCGGCTTTCGGGGCGTTGCGCCAGGCGTAGCGGACGGCGACCGGGGCGCTGACGCCGGGGGAGCTGATGATGACGCTCTCCCCATCGATGCGTGTATCCGCAGGATGGAACACCTTGTCCGCCCCAGCGATTTCAAAGCCCTCCGGCTGAAGTGCGAGCGGGCTGGTGAGGGGACTGCCTCCGGTGTCGAAGAGCACGCGCATGGATGAGTCCCCTTCGCGTTTTGCCGAGAGGAAAACCGGGCCGCTGTATGTGAGGCTCGTTTTCCCGTAGGTCGTGGCGAGTGCGACGAGTGCGAGGCGGCGTCCGACATTGCGCTTGTTGCGCGGATGGATGTCGGTGACATTGCCTATGTCGATCGTGACGGCTTGTCCGGTGTTGGGCAGGGCGAGCGTCTGTGTCTGTGCTTCGCGCAGAAATGCGTAGGATGTCTCATCGGGGCCGTTGGCGCGATAGTTGGCGAGCTGCACCCAGTAGAAGGGAAAGTCGCCCTGGCCGAACTCGCGCCGCCAGCCCTCGATCATCGCCGAGAAAAAGGCGCGGTACTCGTGCGCGCGTTGGGCATTGGACTCGCCCTGGTACCAGATGGCTCCGCGCAAGGCATAGGGCACGAGCGGGGCGATCATGGCGTTGTACAATCCGCAGGGTGTATCCATGTGGCCGGGACCGCGGCCGTACTGGGGCTTGGGTTTTGAGAAGGTCTTGCCCTGAGTCTGTGCGGCGGAGCGCTCCTCCTCCCAACGTTTTATCGCGGCGTCCACACTAGCCTTGGCGGCGGGCCAGC
This genomic stretch from Termitidicoccus mucosus harbors:
- a CDS encoding sialate O-acetylesterase encodes the protein MKTPMLPCTLRIMVLSFLLPCAALIADVIPVSLFNDGMVLQHGKSIPVWGTANNGEKIQVRFAEHSATTVADDKGQWRAWLPALAPSSEGRRLVISGNNTVTIKDVLVGEVWLASGQSNMEWTVARAYDARFEAIAARHPLIRQFLVSKKVSEQPQSRVIGKWTKVTPESVGQFSAVAYFFALDLHRVLDGIPVGILHSSWGGSRVEAWMDAATIANGDGPEFAGIHTRWQETLARWPAAKASVDAAIKRWEEERSAAQTQGKTFSKPKPQYGRGPGHMDTPCGLYNAMIAPLVPYALRGAIWYQGESNAQRAHEYRAFFSAMIEGWRREFGQGDFPFYWVQLANYRANGPDETSYAFLREAQTQTLALPNTGQAVTIDIGNVTDIHPRNKRNVGRRLALVALATTYGKTSLTYSGPVFLSAKREGDSSMRVLFDTGGSPLTSPLALQPEGFEIAGADKVFHPADTRIDGESVIISSPGVSAPVAVRYAWRNAPKAGLFNQDGLPATPFRTDDW